In the genome of Acidimicrobiia bacterium, one region contains:
- the obgE gene encoding GTPase ObgE — translation MAQSSFVDEVQVNLRGGDGGAGAMSFRREAHVPKGGPDGGDGGKGGDVIVRADRNTASLLSFRDHPHRRADSGKHGAGKQRHGKRGVDLVVTVPEGTMIRDRDGTPIADLVGHGDSYVAAQGGRGGRGNARFLSNARRAPGFAEQGEYGEERWLRFEVKLLADAALVGFPNAGKSTLISSVSAAKPKIADYPFTTLEPHLGVVRRDGRELVLADIPGLVEGAAEGRGLGHQFLRHVERARVLVLLLDLASAEGHTPEEQERVLIGELERYQPELLTRPRLVVGTKADVAQVPFDGRRISAVTHDGLDELMGTLGEMVEQARAVEPEREGFVVLRPAEDGFSLVRDDDGAWRVEGRAAERIVAMADLTNAEALAYVHHRFRRMGVERALARAGAQEGDAVRIGKVELEYVEGFQ, via the coding sequence ATGGCGCAGTCTTCGTTTGTTGACGAGGTCCAGGTCAATCTGCGCGGGGGGGATGGGGGCGCGGGCGCGATGTCGTTTCGGCGTGAGGCGCACGTGCCGAAGGGCGGGCCTGACGGGGGTGACGGTGGCAAGGGCGGTGACGTGATCGTGCGGGCCGACCGCAACACCGCTTCGCTCCTCTCCTTTCGTGACCACCCACACCGAAGGGCGGACTCGGGGAAGCACGGCGCGGGCAAGCAGCGCCACGGCAAGCGCGGTGTCGATCTGGTCGTCACCGTGCCCGAGGGCACGATGATCCGAGACCGCGATGGCACGCCGATCGCAGACCTCGTGGGCCATGGCGACTCCTATGTGGCCGCGCAGGGCGGCCGCGGAGGTCGCGGCAACGCTCGCTTCCTGTCCAACGCGCGTCGCGCACCGGGGTTTGCCGAGCAGGGCGAATACGGCGAGGAGCGCTGGCTGCGCTTCGAGGTGAAGCTGCTCGCTGACGCGGCACTCGTCGGCTTCCCGAACGCGGGCAAGTCCACCCTGATCTCGAGCGTGAGCGCGGCCAAGCCCAAGATCGCCGACTATCCGTTCACGACGCTCGAGCCGCACCTTGGTGTGGTTCGACGCGACGGGCGCGAGCTCGTGCTCGCCGACATCCCCGGCCTCGTCGAGGGTGCGGCCGAGGGCCGCGGGCTCGGCCACCAGTTCCTGCGGCACGTGGAGCGGGCGCGTGTGCTCGTGCTGTTGCTCGACCTCGCGAGCGCCGAGGGGCACACACCCGAGGAACAGGAGCGGGTGCTGATCGGGGAGTTGGAGCGCTACCAACCCGAGCTCCTCACTCGCCCCCGCCTCGTCGTGGGCACGAAGGCCGACGTCGCGCAGGTCCCGTTCGATGGTCGCCGGATCTCCGCGGTGACGCACGACGGCCTCGACGAGCTCATGGGGACGCTTGGGGAGATGGTCGAGCAAGCGCGTGCCGTCGAGCCCGAGCGCGAGGGCTTCGTGGTGCTCCGCCCCGCAGAAGACGGCTTCTCCCTTGTCCGGGACGACGACGGTGCATGGCGCGTGGAAGGCCGCGCGGCCGAGAGAATTGTGGCGATGGCCGATCTCACCAACGCCGAAGCGCTGGCGTATGTGCACCACCGGTTTCGTCGCATGGGGGTCGAACGCGCGCTGGCGAGAGCCGGCGCTCAGGAAGGCGACGCCGTGCGCATCGGCAAGGTGGAGCTCGAGTACGTCGAGGGGTTCCAGTAG
- the rpmA gene encoding 50S ribosomal protein L27, giving the protein MSKKKGAASSRNGRDSAAQRLGVKVHSGTEVRAGAIIVRQRGTVFHPGENVGRGGDDTLFATADGVVQFGRRRGRKLVDVTRPA; this is encoded by the coding sequence ATGTCGAAGAAGAAGGGCGCAGCCTCATCCCGCAATGGGCGCGACTCCGCCGCGCAGCGGCTCGGCGTCAAGGTGCACTCGGGGACGGAGGTGCGCGCCGGCGCGATCATCGTTCGCCAGCGCGGCACGGTGTTCCACCCGGGTGAGAATGTTGGTCGCGGTGGAGACGACACCCTGTTCGCAACCGCCGACGGCGTCGTGCAGTTCGGCCGCCGCCGCGGCCGCAAGCTCGTCGATGTCACGAGGCCTGCATAG
- the rplU gene encoding 50S ribosomal protein L21 has protein sequence MYAVIRTGGKQYRVEAGQRVEVERVGTEPGGVVELAPVLLVDGKKVLASPSQLGKATVKARVVEETKGPKINGFTYKPKSNNRRRWGHRQHYSLLEITEITPG, from the coding sequence ATGTACGCAGTCATCCGCACCGGCGGCAAGCAGTACCGGGTCGAAGCTGGCCAGCGAGTCGAGGTCGAGCGCGTCGGTACGGAGCCGGGTGGTGTGGTCGAGCTGGCACCCGTGCTGCTCGTCGACGGTAAGAAGGTGCTCGCGTCCCCCAGCCAGCTGGGCAAGGCGACCGTCAAGGCTCGAGTGGTCGAAGAGACCAAGGGGCCCAAGATCAACGGCTTCACGTACAAGCCCAAGTCGAACAACCGGCGCCGGTGGGGTCACCGGCAGCACTACTCGCTGCTCGAGATCACCGAGATCACCCCGGGCTAG
- a CDS encoding Rne/Rng family ribonuclease: MTDETTPEATASEPTSPEPQAPEPAASPDATSPNGDATARKRRRRGSRGGRNRRKPAGARPPAGEGIGEDWNDPAADRGLTAEDLAADAREDAGLPATTPTAARPKIGDSRPAPAAAGATPKTGRRRRRGGRGRNKGAAAPAPTSGRDDVVHADLGVGDAVALEDLDEETLARRRGRTRKGRPAGRYLMCVHVRDDRHTHIALLEGRVLVEHEVATAERDEAMSIDGNIYLGRVQNVLPGMEAAFIDIGTPKNGVLYRGDVAYDPDEVEEKQPRIERLLKNGQSIVVQVTKNPIGAKGARLTQEVSLAGRFVVMVPSQPSTYGISKRLPDDERKRLRRVLEDLRPPDAGLIVRTAAEGATAEELERDVRRLREQWDQISALADRSKPARLLYQEPPLVTRLLREEFTKEYRGVLIDDHALYEEIHSYVEAIAPELADRIEYYDAEEEGIPLFERHHVHEQLLKALDRKVWLPSGGSIVIERTEALTVVDVNTGKNVGKSNLEETVFRNNLEAADEVARQLRLRDIGGIIVIDFIDMEIRPNRDALVKAFRDALARDKTRTQVFDVSELGLVEMTRKRVSEGLVESVSATCSMCNGRGYIIDEALLEELQ; encoded by the coding sequence ATGACCGACGAGACCACTCCGGAGGCGACGGCCTCCGAGCCGACGAGCCCGGAACCCCAAGCGCCGGAACCCGCCGCATCGCCTGACGCAACATCTCCCAACGGCGACGCGACTGCACGTAAGCGCCGTCGGCGCGGCTCGCGCGGTGGCCGAAACCGCCGGAAGCCCGCGGGCGCCCGCCCGCCCGCCGGCGAGGGCATTGGCGAGGACTGGAACGACCCGGCCGCAGACCGCGGCCTGACTGCGGAAGACCTTGCCGCGGATGCACGCGAGGACGCGGGCCTTCCCGCGACCACGCCGACGGCGGCCCGACCGAAGATCGGCGACAGCCGTCCGGCGCCAGCGGCGGCCGGAGCAACGCCCAAGACCGGACGCCGCCGCCGTCGTGGTGGCCGCGGCCGCAACAAGGGCGCCGCGGCGCCCGCCCCGACAAGCGGGCGCGACGACGTCGTGCACGCGGACCTGGGGGTCGGTGACGCGGTTGCACTTGAGGATCTCGACGAGGAGACGCTCGCCCGCCGGCGCGGGCGTACGCGCAAGGGCCGGCCTGCAGGGCGGTATCTCATGTGCGTACACGTCCGAGATGACCGCCACACCCACATCGCGCTCCTCGAGGGCCGGGTGCTGGTTGAGCACGAAGTCGCCACCGCCGAGCGCGACGAGGCGATGTCCATCGACGGCAACATCTACCTCGGACGCGTCCAGAACGTTCTGCCGGGCATGGAAGCGGCCTTCATCGACATCGGCACGCCCAAGAACGGGGTGCTATATCGCGGCGATGTCGCCTACGACCCCGATGAGGTCGAGGAGAAGCAGCCGCGCATCGAACGGCTGCTCAAGAACGGCCAATCGATCGTGGTGCAAGTCACCAAGAACCCGATCGGCGCCAAAGGCGCCCGGCTGACGCAAGAGGTGAGCCTCGCCGGACGCTTCGTCGTGATGGTTCCGAGCCAGCCGAGCACGTACGGCATCTCGAAGCGGCTCCCCGACGACGAGCGCAAGCGGCTCCGCCGCGTGCTCGAAGACCTGCGGCCGCCCGACGCGGGGTTGATCGTCCGGACCGCGGCCGAAGGTGCCACGGCGGAGGAGCTCGAGCGCGACGTGCGCCGGCTGCGCGAGCAGTGGGATCAGATCTCCGCGTTGGCGGATCGGTCGAAGCCCGCGCGGCTGCTGTACCAGGAGCCGCCGCTGGTGACGCGCCTGCTGCGTGAGGAGTTCACCAAGGAGTACCGCGGCGTCCTGATCGATGATCACGCGCTGTACGAGGAGATCCACTCGTACGTGGAGGCGATCGCGCCCGAGCTGGCGGATCGCATCGAGTACTACGACGCCGAGGAGGAGGGGATCCCACTCTTCGAGCGTCACCACGTCCACGAGCAGCTCCTCAAGGCGCTCGACCGGAAGGTGTGGCTGCCGTCCGGCGGTTCGATCGTGATCGAGCGCACCGAAGCGCTCACGGTCGTCGACGTGAATACGGGGAAGAACGTCGGCAAGTCCAACCTCGAAGAGACCGTGTTCCGGAACAACCTCGAAGCTGCCGACGAGGTCGCTCGCCAGCTTCGGCTTCGCGACATCGGCGGCATCATCGTGATCGACTTCATCGACATGGAGATCAGGCCGAACCGCGATGCCCTCGTCAAGGCGTTCCGAGACGCACTCGCCCGTGACAAGACGCGAACGCAGGTGTTCGACGTCTCGGAGCTGGGGCTGGTCGAGATGACCCGAAAGCGAGTCTCCGAAGGCCTCGTGGAGTCGGTCAGTGCTACCTGCTCGATGTGCAACGGCCGTGGCTACATCATCGACGAGGCCCTACTCGAGGAGCTGCAGTAA
- a CDS encoding TIGR03936 family radical SAM-associated protein, translated as MRGDVGFPVRLRFTKVGKVRFVSHRDVARALERAFRIEQLPLAFTLGFSPRPKVSFGLALGVGHESVAEYLDLELADAVDVDALPARISPALPDGIDVAGACDLTGRAPSLQEAVTAVEIELRLVDVDAAVLTEAVERVLSADTLPTTTTRKGRTVVEDLRPALRSLVVHADDGTPVVHADVNTQPRGLRPADLVTALRDLAAPADGVGEDRVLRTHQWIERDGARLEPLEADRATRTATRLRVTSKGLTNDRRDHSGGDGLRADEPGTPSAGTRRIA; from the coding sequence ATGAGAGGTGACGTGGGCTTCCCGGTGCGATTGCGCTTCACGAAGGTCGGCAAGGTGAGGTTCGTGTCACACCGCGACGTGGCGCGGGCGCTCGAGCGGGCGTTCCGCATCGAACAGCTCCCGCTGGCGTTCACACTTGGTTTCTCGCCGCGTCCGAAGGTGAGCTTCGGCCTCGCACTCGGTGTCGGCCACGAGAGCGTCGCCGAGTACCTCGATCTCGAGCTGGCCGATGCGGTCGATGTGGACGCGCTGCCCGCGCGGATCTCGCCGGCGCTGCCTGACGGCATCGACGTGGCCGGCGCGTGCGACCTCACGGGACGCGCACCCTCGCTCCAAGAGGCGGTGACGGCGGTCGAGATCGAGCTCCGACTGGTGGACGTTGACGCTGCCGTCCTCACCGAAGCTGTGGAACGAGTATTGAGCGCCGACACACTCCCGACCACGACGACGCGCAAAGGGCGTACTGTCGTGGAAGATCTCCGTCCCGCACTGCGGAGCCTGGTCGTGCACGCAGACGACGGGACCCCCGTGGTGCATGCCGATGTCAACACACAACCCCGAGGCCTTCGACCTGCCGACCTTGTTACCGCTCTCCGCGACCTTGCGGCGCCCGCTGACGGGGTCGGCGAGGACCGGGTGCTCCGGACCCATCAATGGATCGAACGCGACGGCGCGCGGCTGGAACCGCTGGAAGCCGATCGTGCGACGCGCACCGCGACGCGGCTGCGCGTGACGAGCAAAGGACTGACCAATGACCGACGAGACCACTCCGGAGGCGACGGCCTCCGAGCCGACGAGCCCGGAACCCCAAGCGCCGGAACCCGCCGCATCGCCTGA
- a CDS encoding TIGR03960 family B12-binding radical SAM protein, whose translation MTDLWPRIEPLLARVEKPARYIGMERGSQRPGYRPDQVSWLLVYPDTYEIGLPNQGLQILYEILNERDDASAERAYAPWTDLESELRTNGVPLFSVDTHRDAGSFDILGFNLSAELVYTNLLSCIDLAGLPVRAEARGPEHAIVVAGGHCSYNPEPLADFVDAFVIGDGEEVAGEITEVVAAWKRAGRTSREAVLRELAGISGVYVPSMYDVEFDGPALRAITPRFADVPAVVDKRTVADLGEWPYPKQQLVPIVEVVHDRLNVEIFRGCTRGCRFCQAGMITRPVRERPWEQVRTMVREGLRRTGYDEVALTSLSSADFSGIDGLVADLVNTQEGTGCVSLSLPSLRVDAFTVGLASEIQKVRRTGLTFAPEAGTWRLRQVINKLITEADLYAAVEGAYAQGWRRVKLYFLTGLPTEMDDDTLGIAELARNVVDIGRRYTKGASCTASLGGFVPKPHTPFQWFGQNGVDELRRKVHLLRDALPKKSGVQMRWHDPEATFVEGIASRGDRRIGRVIERVWRAGGTFQEWGEHFNFSLWVDAMAAEGLDADWYVTRHRTADEVLPWDHISAGLHRDFLWQDWQAALAEHGLPDCRWTPCYDCGVCTDYALEHVVASPVAPAGGSQGTGQDLARGGDVPVVLRSREGARR comes from the coding sequence ATGACCGACCTGTGGCCGAGGATCGAGCCTCTTTTGGCCAGGGTGGAGAAGCCCGCTCGCTACATCGGAATGGAGCGGGGATCGCAGCGGCCGGGATACCGGCCCGATCAAGTCTCCTGGCTTCTCGTCTATCCCGATACCTACGAGATCGGCCTCCCCAACCAGGGGCTCCAGATCCTCTACGAGATCCTCAACGAGCGCGACGACGCATCAGCCGAGCGCGCCTACGCGCCGTGGACCGATCTCGAGTCGGAGCTGCGAACGAACGGAGTGCCGCTCTTCTCGGTGGACACCCATCGGGACGCCGGCTCCTTCGACATCTTGGGGTTCAACCTTTCGGCCGAGCTCGTCTACACGAACCTCTTGAGCTGCATCGATCTCGCCGGGCTTCCCGTGCGTGCCGAGGCGCGCGGTCCCGAGCACGCGATCGTCGTCGCCGGCGGACATTGCTCGTACAACCCCGAGCCGCTCGCCGACTTCGTGGACGCCTTCGTGATCGGCGACGGCGAAGAGGTGGCGGGGGAGATCACCGAGGTGGTGGCCGCCTGGAAGCGCGCCGGGCGTACCAGCCGTGAGGCCGTGCTCAGGGAGCTCGCGGGCATCTCGGGCGTGTACGTGCCGTCGATGTACGACGTGGAGTTCGACGGCCCGGCGTTGCGGGCGATCACGCCTCGCTTCGCCGACGTCCCCGCGGTCGTCGACAAGCGCACCGTTGCGGATCTGGGCGAGTGGCCGTACCCCAAGCAGCAGCTGGTCCCGATCGTGGAGGTCGTCCACGACCGGTTGAACGTCGAGATCTTCCGCGGGTGCACCCGCGGGTGTCGCTTCTGCCAGGCCGGGATGATCACGCGACCGGTGCGCGAGCGCCCGTGGGAGCAAGTCCGCACCATGGTGCGAGAAGGACTTCGGCGCACCGGCTACGACGAGGTTGCACTCACGTCACTTTCGAGCGCCGACTTCTCGGGTATCGACGGGCTCGTGGCCGATCTGGTGAATACCCAGGAGGGCACCGGCTGCGTGAGTCTCTCGTTGCCGTCGCTGCGCGTTGACGCGTTCACGGTCGGTCTGGCGAGCGAGATCCAGAAGGTTCGGCGAACCGGCCTCACGTTCGCTCCTGAGGCGGGAACGTGGCGACTGCGGCAGGTGATCAACAAGCTCATCACGGAGGCTGATCTGTACGCCGCGGTCGAAGGTGCGTACGCGCAGGGTTGGCGGCGCGTGAAGCTGTACTTCCTCACCGGTCTCCCGACAGAGATGGACGACGACACCCTCGGCATCGCCGAGCTCGCGCGCAACGTCGTCGACATCGGGCGCCGGTACACGAAGGGTGCGTCGTGCACGGCGTCGCTCGGCGGATTCGTGCCCAAGCCTCACACACCATTCCAATGGTTCGGGCAGAACGGTGTCGATGAGCTGCGACGCAAGGTGCACCTGCTCCGAGACGCGCTGCCGAAGAAGTCGGGTGTGCAGATGCGATGGCACGATCCCGAGGCAACATTCGTCGAGGGCATCGCGAGCCGCGGTGACAGGAGAATCGGTCGTGTCATCGAGCGGGTGTGGCGAGCTGGCGGCACCTTCCAAGAGTGGGGCGAGCACTTCAACTTCTCGCTCTGGGTCGACGCGATGGCAGCAGAGGGCCTCGACGCCGACTGGTACGTGACGCGGCACCGAACCGCGGACGAGGTGCTGCCGTGGGATCACATCTCCGCCGGGCTGCACCGCGACTTCCTGTGGCAGGACTGGCAGGCCGCACTCGCCGAGCACGGCCTTCCCGACTGCCGCTGGACTCCCTGCTACGACTGCGGTGTATGCACGGACTACGCGCTCGAGCATGTCGTCGCATCGCCCGTGGCCCCAGCGGGAGGGAGCCAGGGCACCGGCCAGGACCTCGCCAGGGGCGGCGACGTCCCCGTCGTGTTGCGTTCGCGCGAGGGAGCGCGACGATGA
- the rodA gene encoding rod shape-determining protein RodA, giving the protein MAHVHLERQRHHRRTMRAAGLGTDRSGRALADSELAGRLDWILLVACALIAIFGLLMVYSASRNRVDDQYYFVTRQAVALMLGIGVFVWLLRIDYRKFRDFSMLAYVLTVAALFFVLTPIGSAAGGATSWYELPFNFQLQPAEFAKFGLIVALAGYVNEHRGDIDPWRLTVIITLALVPLGLVQLQPDLGTNMVLMAIVIGLLAVAGVRGRYLLILGLLSITSIYAVIEVGVLQEYQLDRLAVFQDTQNATQGSAYNVKQATAALGAGGLDGQGYLNGSQTRLGFVPEQHTDFIFTAVGEEFGFLGAGTLILLFCIVLWRTWRIAQLARDFYGTLVCAGVLAMFTFMIFENIGMTLNMMPVAGIPLPFMSYGGSAMLTCCACMALVQNVYANRFN; this is encoded by the coding sequence ATGGCGCACGTCCACCTCGAGCGTCAGCGGCACCACCGGCGCACGATGCGTGCCGCCGGCCTAGGTACCGACCGCTCCGGGCGCGCACTCGCCGACTCCGAGCTGGCCGGGCGTCTCGACTGGATCCTGCTCGTCGCGTGCGCGCTGATCGCGATCTTCGGGCTGCTCATGGTGTACTCGGCGAGCCGCAACCGGGTCGACGACCAGTACTACTTCGTGACCCGCCAGGCCGTGGCGCTGATGCTCGGCATCGGCGTGTTCGTGTGGCTGCTGCGCATCGACTACCGGAAGTTCCGCGACTTCTCGATGCTCGCGTACGTGCTGACGGTCGCGGCACTCTTCTTCGTGCTCACGCCGATCGGATCGGCGGCGGGTGGTGCGACGTCGTGGTACGAGCTCCCGTTCAACTTCCAGCTGCAGCCTGCGGAGTTCGCCAAGTTCGGGCTCATCGTCGCGCTGGCCGGCTACGTGAACGAGCACCGCGGTGACATCGATCCCTGGCGGTTGACCGTCATCATCACGCTGGCGCTGGTACCGCTCGGGCTCGTGCAGCTCCAGCCTGACCTCGGGACGAACATGGTCCTGATGGCGATCGTCATCGGCCTGCTCGCGGTCGCGGGTGTCCGGGGTCGGTACCTCTTGATCCTCGGGCTGCTGTCGATCACCTCCATCTATGCGGTGATCGAGGTGGGCGTCCTCCAGGAGTATCAGCTCGACCGACTCGCCGTGTTCCAAGACACCCAGAACGCGACCCAGGGCTCTGCGTACAACGTGAAGCAAGCCACCGCGGCGCTGGGAGCCGGCGGCCTGGACGGGCAGGGGTACCTCAACGGATCGCAGACCCGCCTCGGCTTCGTGCCCGAGCAGCACACCGACTTCATCTTCACGGCCGTGGGAGAAGAGTTCGGGTTCCTCGGCGCCGGGACCCTGATCCTCCTCTTTTGCATCGTGCTGTGGCGGACCTGGCGAATAGCCCAGCTCGCACGCGACTTCTACGGAACCCTCGTGTGCGCGGGTGTGCTGGCGATGTTCACGTTCATGATCTTCGAGAACATCGGCATGACGCTCAACATGATGCCGGTCGCTGGCATCCCACTCCCGTTCATGAGCTACGGCGGCTCGGCCATGCTCACGTGCTGCGCCTGCATGGCCCTCGTACAGAACGTCTACGCGAACCGGTTCAACTAG
- the mrdA gene encoding penicillin-binding protein 2: MTEAKSRVRLGIIGIIVMALFAGLFARLWFLQVASSTSYAAQTEANRVRIIHETAVRGSILDRNGRVLVVSSLVNTIQVRRGITDAERKRMVPNLAKALGVTKKYINKRLDSVRYSPYQPVPIQNDVAYKTLVYIKERPEMFPKVDAVRRSVREYPLFKEIALIYPSVFKDTSPASHLLGYVGAVNKDEQKLHEGEGYGPDDVIGKVGVEQVFETELRGKPRARKLEVDSRGRLVQVLRDDAADAGNDVQLTLDIDVQRVAEESLAQGMRKASGLRDPTIKDRFKTYSAKGGAAVVLDASDGSVIALASAPTFDVQEFTDGIPIEKYQALNDPKSNYPLLNRAIQGQYAPGSTWKLFTALAGLETGVIDPEEVIQDKGEIKFGVPPNEQIFKNAGKERHGAVKLESAIQISSDVYFYTMGFRFFRAFEKGNRATGYSVQRLARRFGFGTKTGIGLPDEHVGRIPNQRYKARINKNNSDGSTRVWLPGDSAALAVGQGDLLVTPLQLAAGYAAFVNGGKLYQPRLAQSILTPGRASILRELPPQELGDINLDPEVRQLVMNGLKNAVIGIGTAAPAFSGISLPAGWQAAGKTGTAEVFGRQDTSVFVGIVNPDPPEGADPADFPQYVVVVFVEEGGNGGSVAAPITKRIIQALAGEKDPPEVRLIPPKNPGGDR; encoded by the coding sequence GTGACAGAAGCCAAGAGCCGAGTCCGCCTCGGCATCATCGGCATCATCGTCATGGCCTTGTTCGCTGGGCTCTTCGCGCGCCTGTGGTTCCTCCAGGTCGCATCGTCCACGAGCTATGCCGCGCAGACCGAGGCGAACCGGGTGCGCATCATCCACGAGACGGCCGTCCGGGGGAGCATCCTCGACCGCAACGGCCGGGTCCTCGTCGTGAGCAGCCTCGTGAACACGATCCAGGTACGGCGCGGGATCACCGACGCAGAGCGCAAGCGCATGGTGCCGAACCTGGCCAAGGCGCTCGGGGTCACCAAGAAGTACATCAACAAGCGCCTCGACAGTGTCCGATACTCGCCGTACCAGCCGGTCCCGATCCAGAACGACGTGGCGTACAAGACGCTCGTCTACATCAAGGAACGCCCCGAGATGTTCCCGAAGGTGGACGCGGTCCGCCGCAGCGTCCGCGAGTACCCGCTCTTCAAGGAGATCGCTCTCATCTATCCCTCGGTGTTCAAGGACACGTCGCCGGCTTCGCACCTTCTCGGCTACGTGGGGGCCGTGAACAAGGACGAGCAGAAGCTGCACGAAGGAGAGGGATACGGGCCCGACGACGTGATCGGGAAGGTGGGTGTCGAGCAAGTCTTCGAGACCGAGCTCCGCGGAAAACCCCGGGCGCGCAAGCTCGAGGTCGACAGCCGCGGTCGCCTCGTTCAGGTTCTGCGCGACGACGCCGCCGATGCCGGCAATGACGTGCAACTCACGCTCGACATCGACGTACAGCGCGTCGCCGAAGAATCACTCGCGCAAGGAATGCGCAAGGCCAGTGGTCTTCGCGACCCGACGATCAAGGACCGATTCAAGACGTACAGCGCGAAGGGTGGCGCCGCGGTCGTGCTGGATGCGAGCGACGGTTCGGTCATCGCGCTCGCGTCCGCACCCACGTTCGACGTGCAGGAGTTCACCGACGGCATCCCCATCGAGAAGTACCAAGCACTGAACGATCCGAAGAGCAACTACCCGCTGCTCAACCGGGCCATCCAGGGTCAGTACGCACCTGGATCCACGTGGAAGCTCTTCACCGCGCTCGCCGGGCTCGAGACCGGTGTGATCGATCCCGAGGAAGTCATCCAAGACAAGGGCGAGATCAAGTTCGGCGTTCCGCCGAACGAGCAGATTTTCAAGAACGCGGGCAAAGAGCGCCACGGCGCCGTGAAGCTCGAGTCGGCAATCCAGATCTCGAGCGACGTCTACTTCTACACGATGGGTTTCCGCTTCTTCCGCGCGTTCGAGAAGGGCAATCGTGCCACGGGGTATTCGGTCCAGCGCCTCGCGCGGCGCTTCGGCTTCGGCACCAAGACCGGCATCGGTCTCCCCGACGAACACGTCGGCCGCATCCCGAACCAGAGGTACAAGGCCCGCATCAACAAGAACAACTCCGACGGGTCGACGAGGGTGTGGCTGCCGGGTGACAGCGCGGCGCTGGCGGTCGGCCAGGGCGACTTGCTCGTGACGCCGCTCCAGCTCGCCGCGGGGTATGCGGCCTTCGTGAACGGCGGCAAGCTCTATCAACCGCGGCTCGCGCAGAGCATCCTCACTCCGGGCCGGGCGTCGATCCTGCGCGAGCTGCCCCCGCAAGAGCTCGGCGACATCAACCTCGATCCCGAGGTCCGCCAGCTGGTCATGAACGGGCTGAAGAACGCGGTCATCGGCATCGGAACGGCGGCGCCAGCCTTCTCGGGGATCTCGTTGCCCGCGGGGTGGCAGGCGGCCGGCAAGACCGGCACCGCCGAGGTGTTCGGCAGGCAGGACACCTCGGTGTTCGTCGGCATCGTCAACCCCGACCCGCCGGAGGGGGCGGACCCCGCCGACTTCCCGCAATACGTCGTGGTCGTGTTCGTCGAGGAGGGTGGCAACGGCGGCTCGGTGGCCGCGCCGATCACCAAGCGAATCATCCAGGCGCTGGCCGGCGAGAAGGATCCACCCGAGGTCCGACTCATCCCGCCGAAGAACCCGGGAGGCGACCGCTAG